From the Ananas comosus cultivar F153 unplaced genomic scaffold, ASM154086v1, whole genome shotgun sequence genome, one window contains:
- the LOC109704719 gene encoding cytochrome c6, chloroplastic-like, with translation MTTNTQITTKKRITNCNMSPTLFAAESLSQTISSGARLFQKACIGCHDMGGNILQPDATLFMKDLQRNGVSTEEGIYNITYYGKGRMPGFGEKCAPRGQCTFGPRLQEEEIKLLAEFVKSQADRGWPNIESRGD, from the exons ATGACAACAAACACCCAAATAACCACCAAAAAGAGAATAACCAACTGCAACATGTCTCCGACTCTCTTTGCCGCAGAATCCTTAAGCCAGACTATATCCAGTGGAGCAAGATTGTTTCAGAAAGCCTGCATTGGCTGCCATGATATGGGAGGAAACATTCTCCAACCT GATGCGACTCTCTTCATGAAGGACCTACAGAG GAACGGAGTATCTACGGAGGAGGGAATATACAACATCACGTACTATGGGAAAGGACGGATGCCC GGCTTCGGGGAAAAGTGCGCTCCAAGGGGTCAGTGCACATTCGGGCCACGGCTGCAAGAAGAGGAGATCAAGCTGCTAGCGGAGTTCGTCAAGTCACAAGCCGACAGAGGATGGCCAAATATCGAGAGTCGCGGGGATTGA